The Medicago truncatula cultivar Jemalong A17 chromosome 4, MtrunA17r5.0-ANR, whole genome shotgun sequence genome includes a region encoding these proteins:
- the LOC11432862 gene encoding RING-H2 finger protein ATL58 isoform X2, with the protein MSQSQGCCSSSSSGNRSDASGVAELKLYRAFIFSVPIFFTLILLFLFYVFYLRPRRVDWSSIRMRSVSVLQHHHNNNATSTSDLGLKKELREMLPIIVYNESFSVKDTQCSVCLLDYQPEDRLQQIPACGHTFHMSCIDLWLSSHSTCPLCRLSLLPTAKSSTEISEMQIYTDK; encoded by the exons ATGTCTCAATCTCAAGGTTGTTGTTCCAGTAGCAGCAGTGGTAACAGATCTGATGCTTCTGGAGTAGCTGAATTGAAGCTGTATAGAGCTTTTATATTCTCTGTaccaattttcttcactttgattcttctttttcttttttatgttttttatttgagacCAAGAAGGGTTGATTGGTCTTCTATTAGGATGAGGTCTGTTTCTGTGCTGCAACATCATCATAACAACAATGCCACCTCCACT TCTGATTTGggattgaagaaagaattgagAGAGATGTTGCCTATTATTGTATACAATGAAAGCTTCTCTGTCAAAGATACACA ATGCTCAGTATGTCTTTTGGACTACCAACCAGAAGACAGACTTCAACAGATACCTGCATGCGGCCATACATTTCACATGAGCTGCATTGATCTTTGGCTTTCCAGCCACAGTACCTGCCCGCTTTGCCGTTTGTCCCTACTACCTACTGCGAAATCTTCGACAGAAATATCCGAAATGCAG ATATATACTGACAAGTGA
- the LOC11432862 gene encoding RING-H2 finger protein ATL58 isoform X1 has translation MSQSQGCCSSSSSGNRSDASGVAELKLYRAFIFSVPIFFTLILLFLFYVFYLRPRRVDWSSIRMRSVSVLQHHHNNNATSTSDLGLKKELREMLPIIVYNESFSVKDTQCSVCLLDYQPEDRLQQIPACGHTFHMSCIDLWLSSHSTCPLCRLSLLPTAKSSTEISEMQATSNEEMEMQQSDEETLAMEFSDSRSTRHLETSVIQNVSGEAAIDDHRIEVEERNNH, from the exons ATGTCTCAATCTCAAGGTTGTTGTTCCAGTAGCAGCAGTGGTAACAGATCTGATGCTTCTGGAGTAGCTGAATTGAAGCTGTATAGAGCTTTTATATTCTCTGTaccaattttcttcactttgattcttctttttcttttttatgttttttatttgagacCAAGAAGGGTTGATTGGTCTTCTATTAGGATGAGGTCTGTTTCTGTGCTGCAACATCATCATAACAACAATGCCACCTCCACT TCTGATTTGggattgaagaaagaattgagAGAGATGTTGCCTATTATTGTATACAATGAAAGCTTCTCTGTCAAAGATACACA ATGCTCAGTATGTCTTTTGGACTACCAACCAGAAGACAGACTTCAACAGATACCTGCATGCGGCCATACATTTCACATGAGCTGCATTGATCTTTGGCTTTCCAGCCACAGTACCTGCCCGCTTTGCCGTTTGTCCCTACTACCTACTGCGAAATCTTCGACAGAAATATCCGAAATGCAG GCCACAAGCAATGAAGAAATGGAGATGCAACAGAGCGATGAAGAAACACTAGCCATGGAATTCTCTGACTCAAGATCTACTAGACATCTAGAAACCAGTGTCATTCAAAATGTCTCTGGAGAAGCTGCGATCGATGATCACCGCATTGAAGTTGAAGAGCGAAACAATCATTAG
- the LOC11432289 gene encoding uncharacterized protein, producing the protein MGFSNWFRQNFTDPFLLVLRGGAEPKQLSFSAALGITLGVFPICGVTVFLCGIAIAMLESRINAPIILLANGIATPIELSLIVPFLRFGEFISGSPHFSLTSDALKKVITGQASTELLLSIANALLGWLAASPFILASLYLTLIPCFKLLVNKLNSPPSSPKMPLQPRPEVGLRVRDI; encoded by the exons ATGGGATTTAGCAATTGGTTTCGACAAAATTTCACAGATCCTTTTCTCTTGGTTCTCAGAGG TGGTGCTGAACCGAAGCAGTTATCTTTCTCTGCTGCACTTGGGATCACACTTGGAGTATTTCCTATTTGTG GTGTCACTGTGTTCCTATGCGGTATTGCCATAGCGATGCTTGAATCGCGTATTAACGCTCCCATTATATTGCTTGCAAACGGCATTGCTACTCCCATAGAGTTGAG TTTGATTGTACCATTTCTGCGCTTCGGTGAATTTATCTCTGGCTCACCTCATTTCTCTTTAACATCTGATGCTTTAAAGAAAGTTATTACTGGTCAAGCTTCAACTGAACTCCTACTAAGCATTGCCAATGCG cTATTAGGGTGGCTAGCCGCGTCACCTTTTATTTTGGCAAGTCTTTACCTGACGTTGATACCGTGCTTCAAACTTCTAGTTAACAAACTCAACAGTCCTCCTTCGAGTCCAAAGATGCCGCTCCAACCGCGCCCTGAAGTTGGGTTGAGGGTAAGGGATATCTGA